CTGCTGGAAGAAACCGGCGTCTCTCCTGACCAGATTGACGAGGTGATTCTGGGCCAGGTGCTTACCGCCGGTTGTGGCCAGAACCCGGCACGGCAGGCCTCGATCAACGCCGGTATACCGGCGACCGTGCCGGCCATGACCATCAACAAGGTCTGTGGCTCGGGGCTGAAGGCCGTCCATATGGCGGTGCAGGCTATTCAATGTGGCGATGCGGAGTTGCTGATTGCCGGTGGCCAGGAGAGCATGAGCCAGGCACCCCACGTTCTGCCCAACAGCCGCAACGGCCAGCGGATGGGCAACTGGACGATGGTGGATACCATGATTTCCGACGGCCTGTGGGACGCGTTCAATGATTACCACATGGGCGTGACCGCCGAGAACATCACCGAAAAATACGGCATCTCCCGGCAGGAGCAGGATGAATTCGCGGCCGCCTCACAGCAGAAAGCGGCCGCCGCCATCGACGCTGGCTATTTCGACAGCCAGATCGTTCCCGTATCGGTTCCCCAGCGCAAGGGTGATCCCCTGATTGTCGACACGGACGAGAACCCCCGTGCCGGCGTGACGGCTGAGAGCCTTGGCAAACTGCGCCCCGCCTTCAAAAAGGATGGCACCGTGACCGCCGGCAACGCCTCTGCTCTGAACGATGGCGCCGCCGCAGTGATTGTCTGCAGTGCCGAGAAAGCAAAGGCGCTGGGTCTGACGCCGCTGGCAACCATTCGTGCCCACGCCAATGCCGGCGTTGACCCTACCATCATGGGCACGGGCCCGATTCCCGCCAGCCAGCGCTGCCTTCAGCGAGCCGGCTGGACGGTCGACGAGATTGACCTGATCGAAGCTAACGAAGCCTTCGCAGCCCAGGCCATATCCGTGAACCGGGATCTGGGTTGGGATGTAAGCAAGGTGAACGTGAACGGCGGCGCCATTGCCCTGGGCCACCCCATCGGCGCATCCGGCTGCCGCATTCTGGTGACTCTGCTGCATGAAATGATGCGGCGGGATGCAAAGAAAGGGCTGGCAACCCTGTGCATCGGCGGCGGCATGGGCGTCGCCCTGGCCGTGGAACGCCAGTAGCCCGTGCTGAATGTGGTGTTATACGAGCCTGAGATTCCGCCCAATACCGGCAACA
This DNA window, taken from Marinobacter halotolerans, encodes the following:
- a CDS encoding acetyl-CoA C-acetyltransferase, whose translation is MRDVVIAAAKRTAVGSFGGGLSSLRADQLGSAVIKALLEETGVSPDQIDEVILGQVLTAGCGQNPARQASINAGIPATVPAMTINKVCGSGLKAVHMAVQAIQCGDAELLIAGGQESMSQAPHVLPNSRNGQRMGNWTMVDTMISDGLWDAFNDYHMGVTAENITEKYGISRQEQDEFAAASQQKAAAAIDAGYFDSQIVPVSVPQRKGDPLIVDTDENPRAGVTAESLGKLRPAFKKDGTVTAGNASALNDGAAAVIVCSAEKAKALGLTPLATIRAHANAGVDPTIMGTGPIPASQRCLQRAGWTVDEIDLIEANEAFAAQAISVNRDLGWDVSKVNVNGGAIALGHPIGASGCRILVTLLHEMMRRDAKKGLATLCIGGGMGVALAVERQ